Proteins found in one Aythya fuligula isolate bAytFul2 unplaced genomic scaffold, bAytFul2.pri scaffold_54_arrow_ctg1, whole genome shotgun sequence genomic segment:
- the NGDN gene encoding neuroguidin, whose protein sequence is MELRLRYHLDKLLRAAAAGAPGANDPLRFRPQPGNMGDEEEEEEEDEEGPSATKAPGLGGGRRYVPPRLVPVQYDEAGPEREQRALAAARRRALGSALVRELREELGDAPEEVGGANGLRPSREEEQRTRLEESLLVRLAETRQQRAQRRRRALGAPPLDSITHFGAAPALLGAPEQVAPKRRKTLAKRGRGRRRGGRRRR, encoded by the exons ATGGAGCTGCGCCTGCGCTACCACCTGGACAAGCTGCTgcgggcggccgccgccggggcGCCGG GAGCCAACGACCCGCTGCGCTTCCGGCCCCAGCCCGGCAACATGGGG gatgaagaggaggaggaggaggaggatgaggaggggcCGAGCGCGACGAaggccccggggctgggcggGGGGCGGCGCTACGTGCCCCCCCGCCTCGTGCCCGTGCAGTACG ACGAGGCGGGCCCTGAGCGGGAGCAGCGGGCGctggcggcggcgcggcgccggGCCCTGGGCAGTGCCCTGGTGCGGGAGCTGCGGGAGGAGCTGGGCGACGCCCCCGAGGAGGTGGGCGGGGCCAACGGGCTCCGCCCCTCGCGGGAGGAGGAGCAGCG GACCCGCCTGGAGGAGTCCCTGCTGGTGCGGCTGGCCGAGACGCGGCAGCAGCGGGCGCAGCGGCGCCGCCGGGCCCTGGGGGCGCCCCCCCTGGACTCCATCACCCATTTCGGAGCCGCCCCCGCCCTGCTGGGCGCCCCCGAGCAG GTGGCGCCCAAGAGGAGGAAGACGCTGGCCAAGAGGGGgaggggccggcggcggg GTGGCCGGAGGAGGCGCTGA